Genomic DNA from Nitrospirota bacterium:
GTTCAGTACCGGGAAGGGTTGCTCCCGCTGATCAGCCTGGCCGGTCTTTTGGGAGAAACTCCGGCACCGAGGACAGATGGAACGGTCCCCGTGGTGGTCTTCTCAGACGACCAGAAGAGCGTCGGCCTGATTGTGGGGCAAATTCTCGATATTGTCGATGAGCGGATCAAAATCCATCGTGCGGCAAACGGGAAGGCTGGAGTCAGCGGGTCGGTGGTCATTCAGGGAAAAACCGTCGACCTTCTCGACATCTATCAAATTATCGAGTTGGCCATTCCGGGATGGCATAAGGGCCACAGAGGGGAGAAATCGTTGATCCGGGGGGGGCGTATCCTCCTGGTAGAAGATTCCGGCTTCTTCCGAAGCCAGCTCAGGCCGTTCCTTGAAATGGAGGGTTATGAGGTCATCGAAGCGGAAGATGGAGAAGAGGCGTTGAACTATCTGGGGACTCAACAGGTCGATCTTGTGCTGTCCGATATTGAAATGCCTCGAATGGACGGCCTTGAGCTTGCAAAGCGGATGAAAAGTCAATCGAAATATGAAAATCTTCCGATTATTGCCCTGACCTCTCTGGCTTCCGACTCGGACCGGGAACGAGGAAAAAATGCCGGGTTTACGGAGTATCTGATCAAATTTGACCGCGATACGGTCCTGGAGGCAGTAAAGCGCTGTCTGGCAGGAGGGCCGGTCATAGCCGCTCAAAATAAAGGAGGCTCAAATGGCTGAAGGTTTTTCAACCGATTACCAAAAATCGAGCCGTGGAGGCGGGGATCGGCGCCAACAACGGGGCAAGTCTGCTGAAAGGAATGAACGCCGGGCCTCTACAGCCGACCGGCGCCACGCCAACAACAGGCAGTATGCGACCTTTTTTCTCGGAGATCACTTCTTCGGCGTTGGCGCTCTAACGGTTCAGGAGATTCTCATTCCCCAGCAGATGACATCTGTCCCGCTGGCCCCATCGGTTATTGCGGGACTGATCAACCTTCGGGGAGAAATTGTTACGGTGATGGATCTGCGTAAACGTCTTGGATTTCCTCCTCGGCCGGAAGGGTTGCAAATCATGAGTGTCGTGGTCCGTACGGCCGACGGACTGATCACCCTGTTGGTAGACCAGATTGGGGATGTCATTGAGGT
This window encodes:
- a CDS encoding chemotaxis protein CheW; this encodes MAEGFSTDYQKSSRGGGDRRQQRGKSAERNERRASTADRRHANNRQYATFFLGDHFFGVGALTVQEILIPQQMTSVPLAPSVIAGLINLRGEIVTVMDLRKRLGFPPRPEGLQIMSVVVRTADGLITLLVDQIGDVIEVRPDLFESPPKTLNDELLSVVEGVYKLQDKILLVLNSESVAQVPGSTVRI